The following nucleotide sequence is from Aphelocoma coerulescens isolate FSJ_1873_10779 chromosome 9, UR_Acoe_1.0, whole genome shotgun sequence.
ATGGCCAAGCCACAGGCTGGGTCTTGCCTGGGTGTGCCTGTGGCTAAGGGCTGGTTTACaggatccctgctccctgtTCCAGGCGGCAGTTCCTGGGAGATGTGCATGTTCAGCCTCTGGGAACTCACGTGCTGTCTCTTGCAGCAGCATTGGGCTCTTCAGTGGGCACAAGCAAAGGCTGCAAAGGCAAAATGTCCAGGTGTGTCCATCGCCTCTGGGCACTGCTGGTCAGGGTTTGAGAAGAGGTGCAAgtgtttgttttgctgtaaccccaaatccagcctgaACCATCAGGAAGACACGGCAGAGCGGTACCAtcctgctcccacccctggtGAGAGGCACAAAGCCCCTCCATGCCTGCCTGCCCTCCATGTGGCACATGCCCTGAGAGGCCAAGTGCATGGCACAGATGGAGCATAAATACCTCAAACCTTCCAGGCCGACTCCGTAAGGTCTCAGCCCCTCCACGAATTCACTCCACGTGGTCACGACCCCTCGGTCCAAGGCCCAGCACTCCGGCATCCTCCACATGGCAGCAAAATCACACCCCAACAACAAGGGATGTTGTAAATCCAGCTTGTAAATGACCTCCACTTCGTTTTGTTCAGTCTTTCTGATGTatatcttgctttttttttgcaggtgGTACTTTCTGGTGTAACAATTCTCTGCAGTTCTGGTATGAAGTTGGTGTATTTGTTAAAAGCAGTTTGTTCTAtccagttttttttttgtggtttccaGAAGCCCATTGGTGCATTGTACAATGGGATCTTGTAGTGTgtcatgagaaagaaaaaaaaaatatgcagatATGTTATggagtgatttttattttccaatgaCTGTGTTGTTGACAACTATACATATAATACGTATATATAATCAAGATacgaagaaaaaaaaatctaaatttacCAAAATCTGTATATTTTAATAAACGCATAAAGCTTTATTGTGTGCctttacatttaaaaatcaaagaagAGCTGAGGGATTTGTAAAGAAAGCCAGAGACAAATGTGTCTTAGTATTTGTTCCCATAGTAATGTAAATCTTTTAAATGAAAGACTAAACCAAAAAATAATACTAATAAAAAActcccttttaaattttttaagccaATCAGTACCTGAaggtctgatttttttcagtgctaAATTGAAGCTAGAGATTAACAAAATCTTGCTTTAAGTGCTTCAAAAATTCCATTTTAGAAGATCCGTTTCAGTGAGCCTACTTTGTTATTTACTTGCAGTGTTGTGAGAGAAAATGGTTATCCATTTACAcaataaaaataaccaaaaaaccaccaaaaacaaaaaaaaaaaaaagaaagaaaagacctAAAACCAATGAGCACAGGTTGACTATTGCAGTGCAAAGGCCTGGGGTGCCCCAGTGTCTTCCCATCCACTGGCACTCACCTTTCCTTGGGGGAACTGAGGTGTCACAgcactgtcccctccctgcatgGGCAGCGGGGCTGTGGAGAGGCAGACACAGCTGCCTGTCCCCTTTGGGGTGCTCAGGGCCTCCAGCATGCCCCCAAGGAGGGGCTGTCCCTGTTATTTGGGGGGTGGGAAGCCTGCCAGGTGCTCTCCCCATCATGGGGATGggatcagcagctccagctggtcCTGGTGCAGCTGGGGAGAGCTCTGCTGGGCAACAGGGACCATCACCTCCACACCGGGGTGACCACCACAGCTCACAGCTACCACTCCACACTTGGTGTTGGGAATGGTGTGGAGCAGTTTTTCAATTCAGGACAATTATATTTGATCCTATTTTGAGCCTTTGGATCAGCAAATGGGCACTAAAAGCCTTCATGAGCCAACAGTGCTGTGGCCAATCCAGACCATGAAAGCCCCACAGGGAAGCAGGGTGTTTTGGGAGGACACAAAGCAGGTGTTTCAGCTTTGATCCTTTAAAAATTAGAAGAGTTTAATGTTCTATGTGCTTCCTCTGAATACTTCCCCTCTGTGGTGCTAGCACTAATACCCCATCGTATTCTTGGCCCCATCTACTCACACCCCACAGCTGCAGATGTACatttcccctgcagctgctgtggggttgttttgttttgtttggtttttaattctcttccctgaaataaaactttttcCTGCCTCTGAGCCGCTCTCCCAGGGCCTTTTAAgggttggatttggggtcggATGCTGGTAACCTGTGACTATGAGCAGAGCACGCAGAGCCCCAGCACCATCCCCTGCCAAGGGTCCCCAGCACCACGTGCATGAGGATCACGGAACGGGTGAGACTGGAAGGGACAAGGTGCATCGCAAGGGTGTGGGCAGCAGAAAAATCCCCTAAGCGCTGCCTGGCAGGGCTCCTTCCCAATCAGGTCACGCACCTCCCGCGGCACCAAAACCCTCCCCTGAGCATCCGACGCCGGTGTTCCTGTGcttttccctcccagtttgCTCCAGGGCTGCTTGCAGGGCAGCATTGCGGCGCATTTCTGCTCCGAGGGGTCCCACGCCGCAGTCGGTGCCGGGGTTAAGCGAGTAAATCCGCGGGCACAATCCACAATCCCCGGGCAGCCTGCACAAGCTGGCACGTCTGTGCCCCCCTCCGCCCGGGGCAGCCGCACATCAATGGCAGCACTGAGAGCGTCCTGCGGCGCGTACAACAACAGCCTGTGCCCTGCCTGTGAtgtcatgggcacaagtgtccTGCCACCGCCCGCCCTGGGGACAGTGCACTGCGATGTGCAGCTCACACAACAGAGCCGCCTTCAAGGCTGCTCGCTGTGATGAGCAGCAGATGCTCgggctgctgcccatccctgggccaGGCAGGCAAAGCGTCCTTGTGGAGCACAGCCAGCCTCCCTCTGGCTCCTTTGAAATGCTCCAGCTTCCCACGTGGACGAGGGGAGAGgtgggagctgcagcatccttgCCTATGGCTGTGTCACTCAGTTTGGTTTCTCCAGCTGAAGCAGACCGAGGACAGTCCCGAATGCACGAAGTTTGACTGACATTCTTGTTTTCCCACTCTTCTTCACCCCCAAAAACTTGGTTGCTCAgacccttctcctcctcctgcctttcCACTGGGGCTCTCCCCTCGCCCACGTCTGAACAGCAGCtattcctcttttccttctcttggcTTACACAAATTGTTTGAACTGAGTTAACATCTCTGGGAACAGATGGGATTTTGTATCAGTGTAATTAAATTGCTACAGCCTCTGGTAAGGACAGAGTTAGATCTTGATCTTACAGAGTTTTAATCAGAGCAATGACCCCAGATCAGGCTCCTACTTCAGTTGAGAGCACTTGCAGCAACTCGAGGTCTCAACTTCACAGTGCTCAGGGTCATCTCCACCACTTCAGGGGCTTTCTATTTCTTCCCAATGTAAAGAATCCCACAAGTGGCTACCATAGGTACAAGCAGCTAGTGGGAACATTGAAAGGATAAGACAATGGACAGCCCCATGCAGGAAGATTAGTCATGGTTTAAATATTCTTCATTTAAtgccacagcagagcagaattTTTCATCctgaactgctattaaaaaaaaaatcttcaaaatcATTGGCAAACCCCTGTCATGGGAAAACTGGCTATGGAAACacacaggaaggaaggaaaaaaaataagtcgGAGGTTGCAGGTACTCTGTTATTTATTGTACAGTATTTCACTGAAAGTACAAAGGCATCATCAGTACTCACCAGAATTGTAACAGGTACATTATACTGCATGTTAAAATGTGCTGCTTTAACGAGGCAAGATGGAACACAAACttagaggaagaaagaaaggcgtttaaaaaaatgtaaaaatacattttttagtAAATGATctgtacaaaagaaaaacaaaaagaaactaaACCAGAGGGCAGGGATTAGAGCCCCCAAAGTCATTTATAACTATTTAAAAAGGCACTGTTATCTACCATGTCATTAGGACCTTTGGGTTCGGTTTCCTTCATACTGATGACTGTGGGGGTGAGGGAAATACTGTTACTAAAATGATCAGACTCATACAAAAGTATTTacagagaaaggcagaaaaatccCCTCCTCTTGTTCCAAAAGAGAAACATTTGCCTGGTGGGAGAGGACAGCCTTCCTCCCTATCTTCCCTCCCCAGCCATGCCAGAGCCGTGACCTTGAGCAGGGGAAGCCAAACAGTGAGGAGCGGGGAGAAGCTGTCAGAGTCCTCCTAACAGTGGGAAAGTGTCTCTCATTTCTGTTTTATTGCTTTAAACTCTCCTATAATCAGGGGAGCTAGAAGATAAATCCCTATAACCCGCACAACaaccccaaaccatcctggcTGCAAGAAGATGGGTCAGGCGGTCGGGACAAAACGGGGAGGACCAAGAGGTAGGGCTGGCTGGAGCTGTCTTTCTAGAgaaaaggggaggaagagaCGGGGAGAATAATGCTTCAAACTACCAGACATTTGTGCTGCTTTTCTAAATCTCCCCCTGGGAGCCTGACAGCCGCGCGTGTCAGCAGAAGCAAACCCAGGGCACACGGACCCACCAGCCAAAGCATCCGACGGCAGCCGTGGGGCGTCCCCGGGGCGTCTACACGTGAGCGCTCTTGGCGTGGGTGGGCGAGCTGGATCCCGAGCCGTAGTAGAAGCGGTTCTCGCCGAAGGTCTGCGCGTCTCCCGAGCAGCACACGATGACACAGCCGCCGAAGAGGCATAGGGCAGAGCCGATCCAGCCCGTGTACAGCGAGTAGCCAAAGCTCATGATGGTGGTCTCGCGGTGGGCGCACACCGGGAACCAGATCGTGGCCACCACGCCACACATGGCTGCGGACAGAGGGGAAGGACAGCGTTAGGGTTGCGAACTGGAGGGGACTCCAGAGTGTCACCCTGCCACGGGACACACAGCACGCAGCTGGGGACAGAGAGGAAACCCATCCCTCCTCCCTTCCAGGCCCATGGTGGGACCCAGAAGCAGCGGCATCAGGGCTGGGTCCAAGAGATCTCCAAGCAGGAGGCAAGATGGGAGCCTCAGGAGTGAGAGATGGAGATAGAGCAGCCATCTCTCTCAGgcaccaacaagaaggaaaaacaactGCTGCCTGACACTATTTGATATATTTATTAGAAGGGGAACAGATTTGTTCCCTAGAAATATCTTCtaagagggaaaaatgagagGCATCCCTGAAACTGATGTTCTGGAGAGGTGAAGAAATAGGAATAGATTAGACATGAAGCAAGGCCATGAAAACCATATGGATCAGTGAGAGAATAAAATCTGTGGAGAAGTGTGAACTGGTTTAAATCCCTATTTCCACATGGACTCACGTGCTGTGTCCTCAGCCCATGTCAATCCTCATCATTGCAGTGTCTCTACTGAGTGGTCACATAAGCATCACCAAAATACCCCAGCACTCTAAGGAAGAGTAGGGTTTATTAAATACGAGCtgaaaatgagcagggacaaaATAGGGGGCAGTTAGGCATTGCTGGAGTTTTTTTATGGAAAAGGAAATGCCTCACAACTCCGGAAAACAGATTCCACTTCCCTGTGGAAAGTTTCTATCAAGCGATGGGGACAAACCCAGCAAGGCTCTCCAGACATTTACTGAATTGAATAAAAATGGGACCTGAAGAGTCTGCAGAAGCAAAACCAGGATCCTATCTAGAGGCTACAGCGGGTCAAAAAATGACTGCAGGCTTCACATTTTACTTGAAATTCCATAGGGGTTTTTTCCACAAAAAGCAGGAAGGCAGCTGCACTGGTGCTGTGAGGGGACATGTGAGGGAGACACTCCCCACAGAGTCCCCACATGCACCGAGGGCAACGGGAGTTGATGGTGTTAATCACCTCCCAGGAGCAGGTCCTAAAACAATACTCCTTGATGGCCTGTACATCTGAGAAGAATTAATCTGTCAATATTTACTTGCCTCTGGGACAAGCTGTGCAGGACTCCATCCTTGTGGCTATCAGAGAATCAGAGCAAAACAATAATAGGACCGTGGCAGCGTTACAGATTTCCACCGACCGTGTTAAAAGGTATCTGGAGGCAGTGTCAGAAAGTTAAGGTtgcaagagggaaaaagaaaggggtgagattaaaaataaaattgtttagTTAAAGCAGAGAACAAACTGTAGCTCCTGGCCGGTACAGCaaaaaacccatcccaaaaGCTGCAGTTATtgtgagagaaaatattttcttatggAAAAGAGAAGAACATTTGAAGGATGCTTATAAAGCCAGAAATAATTTTGGGCCTCCTCAAAGGAAGGGCCCCGCAGCTTTGGAAGGAATTTTGGAGAAGGCAGAGAGGGGAGAAGAGCATTTCTCCTGCGTGTGGAGTGGTCCTGCAAAGAGCTCGTGAACCTCCaatgctttaaaacaaaaatgtatcAGTTGGGAATCCACAAAGCATTCTAATGGGCTCTGGGAACAAAGCTGCTTTGTTGTCCGAAAAAACACaatcatcttttctttctctgtcagcagtaaatatatatatttttgtctATAGACTGTAAGAGCCTTATCTCTCCAGACCCTCCCCCACAAGACAGGACCGAAGCAAACACTTGCACTGGGGTGAGAAGAGCTCTCAGGGATGCTCACACAATGGCATCTCTTGTGCATGTGGCTCCACTACATGTAAAACCACCTTAT
It contains:
- the CLDN11 gene encoding claudin-11 isoform X2, coding for MIAASVLGLPAIFLLITVLPCIRMGHEPGAAKYRRSQLGGILIILLAMCGVVATIWFPVCAHRETTIMSFGYSLYTGWIGSALCLFGGCVIVCCSGDAQTFGENRFYYGSGSSSPTHAKSAHV